The Xenorhabdus poinarii G6 nucleotide sequence CTATTTTGCTGATCACGATACCTGCCCTACGCCCCGACAGCGTGCAGAATTTCCTAAGCGACAATAAGAGCAACGATAGAATATCAAGTTTCAGCCATGCCGTCCGCCGCGCCGCGCCTGCGGTCGTCAATATTTACAGCATCAATACAGGCAGTTTTTCTCATGACAGCCGGGAAATCCGCCCTTTGGGTTCAGGGGTGATTATGAGCGAACAAGGCTATATTCTCACAAATAAACATGTCATCAATAAAGCCGGCCCCATTATTATTGCATTGCAAGACGGAAGCTTTTATGAAGCACTCCTGGTCGGTTCCGATGGCCCAACGGATCTGGCTGTCTTAAAGATTAATGCCAAAAACCTTCCTGTGATCCCCATCAATCTCAAACGAATCGCCCATGTCGGCGATATCGTATTGGCTATCGGCAATCCGTACAACTTGGGTCAGACTATTACACAAGGCATTATCAGTGCAACGGAACGTATCAGCCTCAGCCAGACGCGTCGCCAAAACTTCTTGCAAACAGATGCATCCATCAATCAAGGGAACTCTGGTGGTGCTCTGGTTAATACCCAAGGAGAACTAGTCGGTATCAACACATTGACGTTCGATAAATCAGATTTTGGGATTACACCGGAAGGATTAGGATTCGCCATTCCCACAAAGCTGGCGACAACCATCATGCACAAATTGATCCGGGATGGTCGAGTCATCCGAGGATATATCGGAATCACGTCGAAAGAGTTACTGAATATTCGCTCATCAGGCAATCAAATCAATCAAATTGAAGGGGTACGTGTTTTCCAGATCGAACCAAACAGCCCTGCGGAAAAAGCGGGGATCAAAGTGGGCGATATTATTACCAGCGTCAATCACCAGCCGGCTATTTCACCCGCCGAAATGATGGCTCAAATTGCGGATATCAATCCGGGCAGTGTTGTGCCTGTCACTATCCTACGCGATGACACATATCTCACACTCAATGTCACCATTGAAGAGCTTGACGATCACTGAAACTATGTTACTTTCATAAAAACACGTAACGTTCATCAAAACATGTTACGTTCATAAAAAAACGGCCTCTATGCCTTCCTCGCCCACATGATCCCCCCATAAATATGGGCGAGGAATATTGGGCGAGGAAAGAAATTAGTGCCGTTTACTCAACCGTCTTAATACGCTCAATCTTAGCGCCAAGCCCACGCAGCTTGTCTTCAATGTGTTCATAACCACGGTCAATGTGATAAATACGGTCAACAATGGTCGTTCCTTCAGCAATACACCCCGCCAAGACTAAACTGGCAGAAGCCCGTAGATCCGTCGCCATCACCTGCGCACCAGACAATTTTTCAACACCGTGACACAGTACGGTATTACTCTCAATTTCAGCTCTGGCGCCCATACGAATCAACTCAGGGATATGCATGAAACGATTTTCAAAGATAGTTTCAGTGATCATACCTACGCCATCTGCAACCAGATTCAACAGGCTGAATTGTGCCTGCATATCCGTTGGAAACCCCGGATGTGGTGCAGTGCGGAATGTCACCGCCTTTGGCCGCTGACCGTGCATATCAAGGCTAATCCAGTCCTCACCTACGTTAATATCCGCCCCTGCCTCACGCAGTTTAGCCAAAACAGAATCCAGGGTATCCGGTTTCGCTTGCCGACACATCACTTTACCGCGGGAAATGGCGGCTGCGACCAGAAAAGTACCCGTTTCGATACGATCAGGCAAGACACGATGAACACCGCCCCCCAAACGTTCAACACCTTCAATCACAATGCGATTACTGCCTGCACCGCTGATTTTAGCCCCAAGTGTATTAAGGAAATTAGCCGTGTCTTCGATTTCAGGCTCACGGGCAGCATTTTCAATAATCGTGGTGCCTTCTGCCAATGTTGCCGCCGTCATGATGGTCACTGTTGCCCCAACGCTGACTTTATCCATCACAATACTGGCCCCTTTCAGGCGACCCTCCACGGTGGCTTTGACATACCCTTCATCTAAGACGATTTTTGCACCAAGCTGTTCCAGGCCAGAAATATGAAGATCAACAGGCCGCGCTCCGATAGCACAACCGCCTGGCAGAGAAACTTGTCCCTGACCAAAACGCGCGACTAATGGCCCCAGCGCCCAGATGGAAGCACGCATTGTCTTGACCAGTTCATAAGGCGCGCAATATTCATTAACCCCGCTGGCATCAATAAAAACTGAACCATGACGCTCTATTTTGGTTCCCAAACGATTGAGCAGTTTGATCGTGGTATCAATATCTTTCAATTCAGGAACATTCTGTAATTCAACGGGTTCTTCTGCCAATAGCGCGGCGAACATAATGGGTAATGCGGCATTTTTTGCCCCGGAAATGGTCACTTCTCCCGACAAGCAGGTAGGCCCTTTCACACGAAATTTATCCATCTCTATCATGATCCTCTTATTTAATTCAAAGTGTGCTGGTTGCGGCCGGGTAAACAATCTCAAAATCCCTGAAGCTTGCGGTCACGCTGCCACTGTGCAGGTGTATAGGCTTTAATTGACAATGCATGAATGCGGTTATCCGCAATGTATTCCATCAGCGGCGCGTAAATAGCCTGCTGTTGCTTGACACGGCTCATGCCATCAAACAGTGTTCCAACAGCAATAACCTGAAAATGACTGCCATCACCACTAACGATAACTTCATCAAGTGCCAAATGCGCCATCAGCACTTTTTTAATTTCATTCGTATCCATAATTGCTCACACTCACCGTTAGAAAATAATAGTAGACGCCTATCCTAATAGAATCCATTCGACTCTGAAACCAAGAAAAACGCCCCTGTAAGTGAATGGTTTACAAGGGCGTTGATTATTAAAAAAGAATTACGCGTTAAGCTGACGATCGCCCAAAAGCGCTTGCAGGCCATATAACGTTATCAACGTATTTAAGCGCTCACTCACACCTGAGAATGTCAGTGTCTTGCCACGTTGTTGATATGCCTCTTTTAAGCGAACAAGCAGGGCTAATCCCGCAGAGTCCACACGGCTAAGCGAGGAAACATCGATGATATCGATGCCCGCCAAGGCATTCTCTTTTTGTTGCCACAAGGAAAGCAGACTGTCACGATCTAATGAGCCTTTCAGCAACAAGGTATTTCCGGCCTTTTCCCAATCAACCATGTCCTGATTGATTTTTTCTTTGCTCATCATGCCGCTCGCAAGCGTCCTGTTATTCATATTACTTTTTCTGTTCTAATGTAATCGGGGTTTTTGCGCTAATGACTAATTGCTCAGTCAGACCATCAATGCCTTTATGACGCAAGATATCCGCCCATTCATTCTGCTTAGTTGTGATCATACTGACGCCTTCAGCGATCATGTCATAAGCCTGCCAATAACCGGTCTTACTATTTTTTCGCCACTGGAAATCCAAACGCACCGGTGGCTGCCCATTAGGATCGGTAATCGTGACTCGGATCGCCACGATCGTTTTTCCTTCCAGAGGCTGTTCAGGGGCGATCTGATAATTTTGGCCATGATACATCGCCAACGCCTGACCATATACCTGTTCCAGATAAGATTCAAATGCCTTGAAATAGGCATCACGCTGATCAGGTGTCGCTTCTTTGTAGTAAGGCCCTAACACCAGCGCCCCGGCATATTTGACCTGCACATAAGGCATCAATTCTTCATGCACGATTTGGCGCAAAACGCCCGGATTTGCCTGAATCTGCGGTTGATCATTCTTCAAACGGGTAAATGTTTTTTCCGCTGCATCTTTCATCAATGCATAAGGATTGGTTTGATCAGCAGCATTCGCCAATGGCGCCACGACCAACAATGCAGCCATAAGTAATCGCTTAAACATAAGTGTTATTTCTCCTAAATAGTGGATTGCTGGTTAGTGTGCTTGTTCAGGTGCAGAAGCCGATTTTTCTTTGTCTCCGCCCCCCGTCTTATACAAGAACTGACCAATCAAATCTTCCAGTACCATCGCAGGCTTAGTATCTTCAATACGATCACCATCTTTCAGTAGGGTGGTGCCTAAATCAGGATCATCAAACCCAATATTGAGGGCAATATATTGCTCGCCCAACAGCCCTGAAGTTCGGATCGAAAGCGAACTGGTATTCGGAATATTGTCATATTTCGTGAAAATATCTAATTCAACTTGCGGCGTATACGTTTTATGATCCAGCCAGATGTTTTCCACTCGACCAATCACAACGCCACCAACTTTTACGGGGGAGCGTACTTTCAAGCCACCAATATTATCAAAGGCGGCATATAACCGATAAGTTGGCTGGTTGCCGAAAGATCGGATATCCGCGACTTTCAGACATAAAAAAATGATTGCAGCCAGCGCAATCAAGATAAAAGCCCCAACCCAAATTTCACTCTTCTTACTTTGCATCAACTTAGTTCCCAAACATCAGTGCTGTCAGTACAAAATCCAACCCCAATACCGCCAACGACGCATGAACTACCGTGCGCGTTGTCGCCCTGCTGATCCCTTCCGATGTTGGGATAGCATCATAACCATTAAACAGCGCAATCCACGTTACCGTAATAGCGAAAGCGACACTCTTGAGAAAACAGTTGAGCAAATCTTTATGCCATTCCACCGCAGATTGCATAGACGACCAGAAAAAGCCGCCATCAATTCCTTTCCAATCGACACCAACGATTGCCCCTCCCCAAATACCGACAGCAACAAAGATCAAGGAGAGCAGAGGCATACTGATAAAACCGGCCCAAAAACGCGGAGCAATCACCCGACGCAACGGATCAATCGCCATCATTTCCAGACTGGAAATCTGTTCAGTCGCTTTCATTAAACCAATTTCTGCGGTCAACGCTGAACCCGCTCGCCCCGCAAACAACAGTGCCGTCACCACCGGACCTAATTCACGCAGTAGTGATAACGCCACCATCATACCAAGGCTGCCTTCCGCACTGAATGTGGTCAAGACCAGATAGCCCTGTAAAGCCAACACCATGCCAATAAACAACCCTGAAACGACAATAATCAGAAGTGACTGGACGCCTACGCTATAAAGCTGCTGACGCAAAAGTGCCCATTGCTTAGCGGGTTCTGGTTTACCAATAATGGCACTGAACAACATGAACCCCGCACGACCAAATGAAGCGGAAACCTCAATCGTACGTCGGCCAACTGCTGCCAATGCCCGTGTTAACATCAACATGCCATTATCCTAATAACTCAGTTTTGTAATCCCCGGCGGGGAAACGGAAAGGTACTGGCCCGTCGGCAATACCATCAAGAAATTGCCGTACCCGTTGATCCTGGTTCATTCTCAACTGATCCGGCGTACCTTCTGCAATCACTTTCTGTTCAGCCACAATATAAGCATAATCAGCAATGCTCAAAACTTCAGGTACATCGTGAGAAACGACAACACACGTTACACCAAGCGCCTGATTAAGCTCATCGATCAGCTTCACCAAAACGCCCATTGTGATCGGATCCTGACCGACAAAAGGTTCATCAAACATGATCAGATCAGGATCGAGTGCAATCGCTCTCGCTAATGCCGCTCGCCTTGCCATACCGCCAGAGAGTTCCGATGGCATCAAATTCGCCGCCCCCCGTAAGCCCACGGCTTCCAGTTTCATCATCACGGTTGTGTGAATCAACGCTTCAGGTAGTTGAGTATGCTCACGCAAAGGAAACGCCACGTTATCAAAGACATTCAGATCTGAAAATAAAGCACCCGACTGAAATAACATGCTCATTTTCTTACGAGCCGCATAAAGACGTGGACGCGATAACGCCGGAATATTATCGCCATCAAACCAGATTTCACCGCGTTCAGGGCGAATTTGTCCCCCAATCAAACGGAGTAAGGTTGTCTTTCCTATACCGGAAGGCCCCATAATGGCAGTAATTTTTCCCTTCGGAACGGTCAGATTAATATCAACAAAAATCGGGCGCTGGCCTCGGGTGAAATGCATACCGCAGATCTCGATAAGATTTGCTGTTTGTTGACTCATTATTGATAGCCCCTAACCGTGAATAAAACTGTTTTCAGTTACTGTATTTAATACATTAATCATGCATACTACAAAAAATTGCCTAATTTGCGTTAGCAGAGTTGTGACAAATTTTACTTTTTATCTCTTGATCGTCAGAATGTAGAAGTCTAGCTGAATAAACGTTCCATGTTTAAAAATCAACCATCATTAGCATTATGCTCGGAATAAATCTTATTTAAAGGACATCCATGTTTCTGACTATTATCCTGCTCATTACCGGGTTGATTTTACTGGTATATAGTTCTGATAGATTAGTTTATGGTGCTGCCGTTTTTGCCCGTGCCATGAAAGTGCCCCCTTTTATCGTCGGCCTGGTCATTATGGGTATCGGCACCTCGTTGCCGGAGCTAATGGTGTCGGTCACCGCCATTTTAGACGGGATGCCAAACATGGCTGTGGGCAATGCAATCGGCTCCAATATTACTAACTTGCTGCTGATTACAGGTATGGCAGCCATCATTAGACCCATCAGGGTAAAATCAGAAATTTTACGACAAGAAGTTCCCCTGATGTTGGCAATCACTGCATTTGCAGGGTATCTGCTATCTAATGGATACATAAGTCGTCTGGATGGTATCCTTTTAGTACTTTCAGCCATCTTTTTCCTCTCACTGATGATAAAGAAAACAATTCTATCTCAACATCAGGGTATTGATAGCTATACTCAAGAACGAGATGCAGAATTGCCTGTCGAAGGTAACAAAGGTATTGCACTTCTTTGGGTTGTTTTGGGTTTAATTATTCTTCCCATTTCCACTCGCATGGTCATTGACAATGCAACCGCGATTGCCCGTATTTATGAGGTCAGTGAACTGGTTATTGGCCTGACCATTCTTGCGGTGGGAACCAGCCTGCCAGAACTTGCCACCACAATAGCCGCGGCCATAAAAGGTGAGAATGACATGGCCATAGGGAATATTGTTGGCTCTAACGTATTCAATATCACACTGGTGCTCGGCATCCCCGCCTTACTCTCTCCCAGTGCCATTAGCGAGGATGTCTTTTATCGGGATTTTTGGGTCATAATGGCAGCAAGTATCCTCTTCACCGTATTTTGCCTGGGAAGAAAGTCCAGATTAAACCGATTAAACGGTATCTTGTTACTGAGCTGTTTTATCGCTTATTTTATCATACTTTATTATTGCTAATTTTCACGGTATTGCATCATTGCCGATTGAGTGGGAAAAGAGTGGGAAGTAAACATGCCTAAAATCGATTTTCAACAAGCAGGTAAGAGAGTATTACATATTGAACTCGAAGGGCTGGCTGGCCTGGCGCAATATATTAATGATGATTTCAGTCAAGCCTGTGAGTTAATGTTTGAGTGTGAAGGGAAAGTAATTGTGATGGGAATGGGGAAATCCGGCCATATCGGGCGTAAAATCGCGGCGACATTTGCCAGTACCGGTACACCTTCTTTCTTTGTTCATCCTGGCGAAGCCAGCCACGGCGATCTTGGTATGGTGACATCAAAAGATATCGTGCTGGCCATTTCTAATTCCGGTGAATCAAATGAGATTCTGGCATTAATTCCCGTTCTCAAGCGACAAAAAGTCCCGCTCATCTGCATGACAAACAATCGTGACAGTAGCATGGGGAAAGCCTCAGATATCCACTTGTGCATTAAAACCCCGCAAGAAGCCTGCCCACTGGGATTGGCGCCCACAACCAGCACCACGGCAACCCTTGTCATGGGTGATGCATTAGCGCTTGCCCTTTTGCAAGCGCGTGGCTTTACTGCCGAAGACTTCGCACTTTCTCACCCTGGCGGGACACTCGGACGTAAACTGCTGCTGCTGGCCAGTGATTTAATGGCCACGGGGGATAACATTCCTCATGTTCCCCAGACGGCGACGCTGCGGGAAGCGTTGATCGAAATCACCCGCAAAAAACTGGGGATGACCGTTATCTGCGATGATGACAGGCAGATCAAGGGAATTTTTACCGATGGCGACTTGCGTCGTGTATTCGATATGGGCATTGATTTAAACCATGCAAAAATCGCCGACGTCATGACGGCGGGGGGCATCCGTATTAAACCGAATGCCCTAGCGGTTGATGCTTTAAACTTAATGCAATCACGCCATATCACCTCACTATTAGTCACGGAAGGTGACAAACTACTTGGTGTATTACATATGCACGATCTTTTACAGGCCGGGGTCGTGTAAAGCAAGTACACTGGTATCAATAAGCATGATATAAATCTTAAGAGAATGTTTTGATGAGTCAAAAAGCATACCTGGACACCTGTTACGGCCCAGTCAGCAACGCCGTGATTGAAAAAGCCCGCCAAATCCGTCTTCTGATTTGTGATGTCGATGGAGTCATGTCCGATGGCATCATCTACATGGGCAATGAAGGCGAAGAACTAAAAGCATTTAACGTGCGTGATGGTTATGGTATCCGTTGCTTAATTACGTCGGGTATTGAAGTTGCTATCATTACTGGCCGCAACGCTAAACTGCTGGAAAATCGAGCAAAAACACTCGGTATTACCCATCTTTACCAAGGTCAGAACGATAAGGTTTTGGCGTATAAAGAACTGTTGGATAAACTAGCATTACAGCCAGAGCAAATCGCCTATATTGGTGATGATCTTATTGACTGGCCTGTCATGGCACAAGTTGGGTTATCTGTTGCCGTTGCTGATGCCCATCCATTACTGTTGCCGAAAGCAGATTATGTCACTCAGACAGTCGGCGGTCGTGGGGCAGTCAGGGAACTTTGTGATTTGGTGCTCTTCGCTCAAAATAAGCTAGAAGACGCCAAAGGGTTATCCATCTAAATTAAAACTGAAAAAAGAAATAATGAGCAAAATTCGATCCTGGTTGATCGCAATACTGGCCCTGATCGCGCTTGCGCTGATCGGCTGGAATTTATCAAATGTCAATGATGGGGCTTCGCTCCCCATTGTGGATGACGGTTATCCTAATTATCAAACACAAGAAGCCATTACGTTTGTCTATGACCCTGAAGGTAAGCTGGCTTACAAGCTGGTCGCTGATGACGTTAAAAACTATACGAAAACGAAGCAAACTTGGTTTACCAACCCGGTATTGACAACATTTGATCCCAATGG carries:
- the mlaB gene encoding lipid asymmetry maintenance protein MlaB; its protein translation is MNNRTLASGMMSKEKINQDMVDWEKAGNTLLLKGSLDRDSLLSLWQQKENALAGIDIIDVSSLSRVDSAGLALLVRLKEAYQQRGKTLTFSGVSERLNTLITLYGLQALLGDRQLNA
- the ibaG gene encoding BolA family iron metabolism protein IbaG, whose translation is MDTNEIKKVLMAHLALDEVIVSGDGSHFQVIAVGTLFDGMSRVKQQQAIYAPLMEYIADNRIHALSIKAYTPAQWQRDRKLQGF
- the kdsD gene encoding arabinose-5-phosphate isomerase KdsD, with translation MPKIDFQQAGKRVLHIELEGLAGLAQYINDDFSQACELMFECEGKVIVMGMGKSGHIGRKIAATFASTGTPSFFVHPGEASHGDLGMVTSKDIVLAISNSGESNEILALIPVLKRQKVPLICMTNNRDSSMGKASDIHLCIKTPQEACPLGLAPTTSTTATLVMGDALALALLQARGFTAEDFALSHPGGTLGRKLLLLASDLMATGDNIPHVPQTATLREALIEITRKKLGMTVICDDDRQIKGIFTDGDLRRVFDMGIDLNHAKIADVMTAGGIRIKPNALAVDALNLMQSRHITSLLVTEGDKLLGVLHMHDLLQAGVV
- the mlaD gene encoding outer membrane lipid asymmetry maintenance protein MlaD, which gives rise to MQSKKSEIWVGAFILIALAAIIFLCLKVADIRSFGNQPTYRLYAAFDNIGGLKVRSPVKVGGVVIGRVENIWLDHKTYTPQVELDIFTKYDNIPNTSSLSIRTSGLLGEQYIALNIGFDDPDLGTTLLKDGDRIEDTKPAMVLEDLIGQFLYKTGGGDKEKSASAPEQAH
- the degS gene encoding outer membrane-stress sensor serine endopeptidase DegS; the encoded protein is MLIKLLRSILIGLLIAAILLITIPALRPDSVQNFLSDNKSNDRISSFSHAVRRAAPAVVNIYSINTGSFSHDSREIRPLGSGVIMSEQGYILTNKHVINKAGPIIIALQDGSFYEALLVGSDGPTDLAVLKINAKNLPVIPINLKRIAHVGDIVLAIGNPYNLGQTITQGIISATERISLSQTRRQNFLQTDASINQGNSGGALVNTQGELVGINTLTFDKSDFGITPEGLGFAIPTKLATTIMHKLIRDGRVIRGYIGITSKELLNIRSSGNQINQIEGVRVFQIEPNSPAEKAGIKVGDIITSVNHQPAISPAEMMAQIADINPGSVVPVTILRDDTYLTLNVTIEELDDH
- the kdsC gene encoding 3-deoxy-manno-octulosonate-8-phosphatase KdsC codes for the protein MSQKAYLDTCYGPVSNAVIEKARQIRLLICDVDGVMSDGIIYMGNEGEELKAFNVRDGYGIRCLITSGIEVAIITGRNAKLLENRAKTLGITHLYQGQNDKVLAYKELLDKLALQPEQIAYIGDDLIDWPVMAQVGLSVAVADAHPLLLPKADYVTQTVGGRGAVRELCDLVLFAQNKLEDAKGLSI
- the mlaF gene encoding phospholipid ABC transporter ATP-binding protein MlaF; this translates as MSQQTANLIEICGMHFTRGQRPIFVDINLTVPKGKITAIMGPSGIGKTTLLRLIGGQIRPERGEIWFDGDNIPALSRPRLYAARKKMSMLFQSGALFSDLNVFDNVAFPLREHTQLPEALIHTTVMMKLEAVGLRGAANLMPSELSGGMARRAALARAIALDPDLIMFDEPFVGQDPITMGVLVKLIDELNQALGVTCVVVSHDVPEVLSIADYAYIVAEQKVIAEGTPDQLRMNQDQRVRQFLDGIADGPVPFRFPAGDYKTELLG
- a CDS encoding calcium/sodium antiporter, coding for MFLTIILLITGLILLVYSSDRLVYGAAVFARAMKVPPFIVGLVIMGIGTSLPELMVSVTAILDGMPNMAVGNAIGSNITNLLLITGMAAIIRPIRVKSEILRQEVPLMLAITAFAGYLLSNGYISRLDGILLVLSAIFFLSLMIKKTILSQHQGIDSYTQERDAELPVEGNKGIALLWVVLGLIILPISTRMVIDNATAIARIYEVSELVIGLTILAVGTSLPELATTIAAAIKGENDMAIGNIVGSNVFNITLVLGIPALLSPSAISEDVFYRDFWVIMAASILFTVFCLGRKSRLNRLNGILLLSCFIAYFIILYYC
- the mlaE gene encoding lipid asymmetry maintenance ABC transporter permease subunit MlaE; its protein translation is MLTRALAAVGRRTIEVSASFGRAGFMLFSAIIGKPEPAKQWALLRQQLYSVGVQSLLIIVVSGLFIGMVLALQGYLVLTTFSAEGSLGMMVALSLLRELGPVVTALLFAGRAGSALTAEIGLMKATEQISSLEMMAIDPLRRVIAPRFWAGFISMPLLSLIFVAVGIWGGAIVGVDWKGIDGGFFWSSMQSAVEWHKDLLNCFLKSVAFAITVTWIALFNGYDAIPTSEGISRATTRTVVHASLAVLGLDFVLTALMFGN
- the mlaC gene encoding phospholipid-binding protein MlaC, which gives rise to MFKRLLMAALLVVAPLANAADQTNPYALMKDAAEKTFTRLKNDQPQIQANPGVLRQIVHEELMPYVQVKYAGALVLGPYYKEATPDQRDAYFKAFESYLEQVYGQALAMYHGQNYQIAPEQPLEGKTIVAIRVTITDPNGQPPVRLDFQWRKNSKTGYWQAYDMIAEGVSMITTKQNEWADILRHKGIDGLTEQLVISAKTPITLEQKK
- the murA gene encoding UDP-N-acetylglucosamine 1-carboxyvinyltransferase: MDKFRVKGPTCLSGEVTISGAKNAALPIMFAALLAEEPVELQNVPELKDIDTTIKLLNRLGTKIERHGSVFIDASGVNEYCAPYELVKTMRASIWALGPLVARFGQGQVSLPGGCAIGARPVDLHISGLEQLGAKIVLDEGYVKATVEGRLKGASIVMDKVSVGATVTIMTAATLAEGTTIIENAAREPEIEDTANFLNTLGAKISGAGSNRIVIEGVERLGGGVHRVLPDRIETGTFLVAAAISRGKVMCRQAKPDTLDSVLAKLREAGADINVGEDWISLDMHGQRPKAVTFRTAPHPGFPTDMQAQFSLLNLVADGVGMITETIFENRFMHIPELIRMGARAEIESNTVLCHGVEKLSGAQVMATDLRASASLVLAGCIAEGTTIVDRIYHIDRGYEHIEDKLRGLGAKIERIKTVE